From the genome of Zonotrichia leucophrys gambelii isolate GWCS_2022_RI chromosome 24, RI_Zleu_2.0, whole genome shotgun sequence, one region includes:
- the HYLS1 gene encoding centriolar and ciliogenesis-associated protein HYLS1, producing MEKVRRAERREQLAADLSPQSSWQGYSDMPSCFQDDPYAESSILSGTQSDLPMDQREARRLVMKRKVLRHRPDGRVEVSEESPSIKSDINTCPWNLGHSRTYMEDAISEGGTETTSGNLEDFLHYEDDEWFLEDRPYSLLGDFGSNTASERAMPPERSPVVPAYIAPQAERVRRTDPVARLNAYRQDWQRFRFPGQDSHQGLRWAMRTQMLQSGLPRQVQKRLVPNTYEVPTTKKRDSLRFGVRYDLAHCNMPRRNTTS from the coding sequence ATGGAGAAGGTGCGAAGAGCAGAGcgcagggagcagctggcagctgaTCTGAGCCCgcagagctcctggcagggatACAGCGACATGCCATCGTGTTTCCAGGATGATCCCTATGCTGAGTCATCCATCCTTTCTGGCACACAGTCAGACCTTCCCATGGATCAGAGGGAAGCGAGGAGGCTGGTGATGAAGAGGAAGGTGCTGAGGCACAGACCTGATGGAAGGGTGGAGGTCTCCGAAGAGTCACCGAGCATCAAGTCAGATATAAACACCTGTCCATGGAACCTGGGGCATTCCAGGACTTACATGGAAGACGCCATCTCCGAAGGGGGAACAGAGACCACCAGCGGCAACTTGGAGGACTTCCTGCACTATGAGGATGATGAGTGGTTCCTTGAGGACAGGCCTTACTCTctcctgggggattttgggagcaaCACTGCATCCGAGCGCGCCATGCCCCCCGAGCGATCGCCCGTGGTGCCCGCTTACATTGCTCCTCAGGCTGAGAGAGTGAGGAGAACTGACCCGGTGGCCAGACTCAATGCGTACAGGCAGGACTGGCAAAGGTTCCGCTTTCCCGGGCAGGATTCCCACCAGGGCCTGCGCTGGGCCATGCGGACGCAGATGCTGCAGTCGGGGCTGCCACGCCAGGTGCAGAAACGCCTCGTGCCCAACACGTACGAGGTGCCCACAACGAAGAAGCGCGACTCGCTGCGCTTCGGCGTGCGCTACGACCTGGCCCACTGCAACATGCCCCGCCGGAACACCACCTCCTAG